Proteins encoded together in one Marinobacter salsuginis window:
- a CDS encoding efflux RND transporter periplasmic adaptor subunit: MHPAGRFFNVIVLALMPAWATAQPDYEVVERVTLRETIHLDGVIEAVQQSTVSAQTSGTVQSLPFDVDDSVTAGELIVQLEDSEQRSRLRQAQAGLEEAEAALVDARQRFNRIEAVHERGLVSRQEFDQARNNLAAARARVERASAAVSEAQEQLSYTRVVAPYGGILTERHVEVGEAVNPGQPLLSGLSLEQLRVVVDLPQKYAELARTERQAQVTLADGRVLETGEMTFYPYANPQTHTFRLRMRLSEPNGSLFPGMLVKVSVPVATREALWVPFSSLIQRSELRAVFVLDDQDQPRLRQVRTGARDNGRLEILAGLSEGERVVTNPSVLVGSERLNPLERTGEESNP; this comes from the coding sequence ATGCATCCGGCGGGACGCTTTTTCAATGTGATTGTGTTGGCGCTCATGCCTGCGTGGGCAACGGCTCAACCGGATTACGAGGTTGTGGAACGAGTCACTCTCCGTGAAACGATCCATCTCGATGGCGTCATTGAGGCCGTACAGCAAAGTACCGTCTCTGCCCAGACCAGTGGCACTGTCCAGAGCCTTCCCTTCGATGTGGATGATTCCGTGACCGCCGGTGAGCTGATTGTCCAGCTGGAGGACAGTGAGCAGCGATCCCGTTTGCGCCAGGCACAAGCCGGGCTGGAAGAGGCCGAGGCAGCACTGGTGGACGCACGCCAGCGGTTTAACCGGATTGAGGCAGTCCACGAACGGGGGCTGGTATCCCGGCAGGAGTTCGATCAGGCCCGCAACAACCTGGCCGCTGCCCGGGCCCGGGTAGAGCGCGCCAGTGCCGCCGTTTCCGAGGCGCAGGAGCAGCTTTCCTATACCCGTGTGGTGGCGCCCTATGGCGGCATCCTGACCGAACGCCACGTTGAGGTTGGCGAAGCGGTCAATCCCGGCCAGCCGCTGCTCAGTGGCTTGTCTCTGGAACAGCTTCGGGTTGTCGTCGATCTGCCCCAGAAATACGCCGAACTGGCGCGTACGGAGCGTCAGGCCCAGGTTACCCTGGCCGACGGCCGGGTGCTGGAAACCGGTGAAATGACTTTCTATCCCTATGCGAATCCGCAAACCCATACTTTCCGCCTGCGCATGCGCCTGAGTGAGCCCAACGGTTCCCTGTTTCCCGGCATGCTGGTGAAAGTCAGCGTGCCGGTTGCCACCCGGGAGGCCCTGTGGGTTCCGTTCAGCAGCCTGATTCAACGCAGTGAACTCAGGGCGGTATTTGTGCTCGATGATCAGGATCAGCCCAGGCTGAGGCAGGTTCGCACCGGGGCGCGAGACAATGGCCGGCTGGAGATTCTTGCGGGCCTGAGCGAGGGCGAGCGGGTAGTCACAAACCCGTCTGTACTGGTGGGCAGCGAGCGCCTGAATCCGCTTGAAAGAACGGGCGAGGAGTCGAACCCGTGA
- a CDS encoding efflux RND transporter permease subunit encodes MSRDLPPVGPSGAIARVFQNNHLTPLLAILAIILGILAVVVTPKEEEPQIDVTMADIMVAFPGASTREVESAIATPAEQVMSEIKGVEHVYSLSRQGQAVITVQFEVGIPRQEALVRLYNQVYSNQDWLPPNLGATQPVIKPKGIDDVPVMTLTLYDPVNGHTGEELTRLAHMLEVALKRVPGTRDVYTTGGIPDRVDIRFDPALLAGFNLTIDDIRNALAAANTSSQEARITRDNLSIPVQAGTLLETVEDVRRLVVGMYNGAAVYLEDVADVSRGGTVVDQSVMAGFGPAHEAGRPGEVYPAVTLAIAKKPGENAINVTTAIEERLAQLRNRALPESVEVLVTRDYGVTASQKARKLITDLISATLCVVLLVLAAMGWRQALIVGIAVLITLLLTLVFSWAWGFTLNRVSLFALIFSIGILVDDGIVITENINRRIQNTRRAVKDIIPVAVDEVGTPTIMASLTIMAALIPMAFVSGLMGPYMSPIPINASAGMVLSQIVAFVVAPWLAFRLLKHKKGEQAAEAEEASSSADGVSPVSLRIFRTVLGPFLGDHPWRRRLLALGVVGLTLASTSLPVFQAVILKMLPFDNKSELQVVVDMPERTPMEQTQRVLMEMGSYLETVDEVANWQTYAGTASPINFNGLVRQYYLRGDPYHGDIQVNLIHEERRERQSHAIAQSLRGPLTEIGKQYGASVKIVEVPPGPPVLSPVVAEIYAVDETRRAELARQVAEGMSEVDGLVDIDTTLEAPTRQWEVVVDRARAARLGVSQAQVVGALQTALGGTSVSFLHDDHAKYPVPIRVILSEGDKAQPSVLLSLNVRSRDGNLVPLASIADVREADWMGAIYHKDLLPVTYVTADMAGEVDSPLYGMFAMVERLNQQEGAPEQYFIDQPPLPEKGTLKWDGEWQITYETFRDMGAAYSVGVFMIFVLLVAQFRSYILPLVIMAPIPLTMIGIMPGHALLGREFTATSMIGMIALAGIIVRNSILLVVFIRQLIEEGVELDEAVVLAGAVRIKPIALTAISAMVGAYFILNDPIFNGLAISLVFGLAMSTLLTVLVVPLLYYTLARCKWV; translated from the coding sequence GTGAGCCGTGATCTGCCGCCCGTTGGTCCATCCGGTGCCATCGCCCGGGTTTTCCAGAACAACCATCTGACACCGCTGCTGGCCATTCTGGCAATTATTCTGGGCATCCTGGCCGTGGTGGTTACGCCCAAAGAAGAAGAGCCCCAGATTGACGTCACCATGGCCGATATCATGGTGGCCTTTCCCGGCGCCAGTACCCGGGAGGTGGAAAGCGCGATTGCCACGCCCGCCGAACAGGTGATGAGTGAGATCAAAGGCGTCGAACACGTCTATTCGTTATCCCGCCAGGGCCAGGCGGTGATCACGGTGCAGTTCGAGGTGGGTATTCCACGGCAGGAAGCCCTGGTGCGGCTGTACAACCAGGTGTACTCCAACCAGGACTGGCTGCCGCCAAACCTGGGCGCGACCCAGCCGGTGATCAAGCCCAAGGGCATCGATGATGTGCCGGTGATGACCCTGACCCTCTACGATCCGGTCAACGGCCATACGGGTGAGGAACTGACCCGCCTGGCGCACATGCTGGAAGTCGCCCTGAAACGGGTTCCCGGTACCCGGGATGTCTATACCACCGGTGGCATTCCGGATCGCGTGGATATCCGGTTCGATCCGGCGTTGCTGGCGGGGTTCAATCTCACCATCGACGATATCCGTAACGCCCTGGCGGCGGCCAACACCAGCAGCCAGGAGGCCCGGATTACCCGGGACAACCTGTCGATACCTGTCCAGGCCGGAACGCTTCTGGAAACCGTGGAGGATGTCCGGCGCCTGGTGGTGGGTATGTACAACGGCGCAGCGGTGTACCTGGAAGATGTGGCGGATGTCAGCCGCGGTGGCACCGTGGTGGACCAGAGCGTGATGGCCGGATTCGGGCCGGCCCACGAGGCCGGCCGGCCCGGTGAGGTTTACCCGGCGGTGACCCTGGCCATCGCCAAGAAACCGGGCGAGAACGCCATCAACGTTACCACGGCCATTGAAGAGCGTCTGGCGCAGCTGCGCAACCGGGCCCTGCCGGAATCCGTGGAGGTTCTGGTAACCCGGGACTATGGTGTGACCGCTTCCCAGAAAGCCCGCAAACTGATAACCGATCTGATCTCCGCCACCCTCTGCGTTGTGTTGCTGGTGCTGGCGGCCATGGGCTGGCGCCAGGCGCTGATTGTCGGCATTGCGGTGCTGATCACCCTGCTTCTGACCCTGGTGTTCTCCTGGGCCTGGGGTTTCACCCTGAACCGCGTCTCCCTGTTTGCGCTGATCTTCTCCATCGGCATTCTGGTGGACGACGGCATCGTGATCACCGAGAACATCAACCGGCGGATCCAAAACACCCGGCGGGCGGTGAAGGACATTATTCCCGTTGCCGTGGACGAGGTGGGCACCCCCACCATTATGGCCAGCCTCACTATCATGGCGGCGCTGATTCCGATGGCCTTTGTCAGTGGCCTGATGGGCCCTTACATGAGCCCGATTCCGATCAACGCCTCGGCCGGTATGGTGCTGTCCCAGATTGTTGCCTTTGTGGTGGCGCCCTGGCTGGCCTTCCGGTTGCTCAAGCACAAGAAGGGTGAGCAGGCGGCGGAAGCCGAGGAGGCTTCTAGCTCTGCCGATGGTGTCAGTCCAGTATCCCTGCGAATTTTCCGGACAGTGCTCGGGCCGTTCCTGGGTGATCATCCCTGGCGACGCCGTTTGCTGGCGCTGGGTGTGGTGGGCCTGACCCTGGCCTCCACCTCGCTGCCGGTGTTCCAGGCGGTGATCCTGAAGATGCTGCCGTTCGACAACAAGTCCGAGTTGCAGGTGGTGGTGGATATGCCCGAGCGCACGCCCATGGAGCAGACCCAGCGGGTGTTGATGGAAATGGGCAGCTATCTGGAAACGGTGGATGAGGTGGCCAACTGGCAGACCTACGCCGGCACCGCGTCGCCGATCAATTTCAACGGTCTGGTCAGGCAATACTACCTGCGTGGCGACCCTTACCACGGCGATATCCAGGTCAATCTTATTCATGAGGAGCGCCGGGAACGTCAGTCCCACGCCATTGCCCAGTCCCTGCGGGGGCCGCTGACCGAAATCGGTAAGCAGTACGGCGCCAGCGTCAAGATTGTCGAGGTGCCGCCCGGTCCGCCGGTGTTGTCACCGGTGGTGGCGGAGATCTACGCGGTGGATGAAACCCGCCGGGCGGAACTGGCCCGCCAGGTGGCCGAGGGCATGAGCGAGGTGGATGGCCTGGTGGATATCGATACCACGCTAGAAGCGCCCACACGACAATGGGAAGTGGTTGTGGATCGGGCCCGCGCGGCAAGGCTTGGCGTGTCCCAGGCCCAGGTGGTCGGTGCCCTCCAGACGGCCCTGGGCGGTACCAGTGTCAGCTTCCTGCACGATGACCATGCCAAGTACCCTGTTCCAATTCGTGTGATTCTGAGCGAAGGTGACAAGGCCCAGCCCTCGGTATTGTTATCCCTGAACGTGCGAAGTCGTGATGGCAACCTCGTCCCGCTGGCGAGTATTGCCGACGTTCGCGAGGCCGACTGGATGGGCGCGATTTACCACAAGGATTTGCTGCCGGTGACCTACGTGACGGCGGATATGGCAGGAGAGGTCGATTCGCCGCTGTACGGCATGTTTGCCATGGTGGAGCGCCTGAACCAGCAGGAGGGAGCGCCAGAGCAGTATTTCATCGATCAGCCCCCGTTGCCGGAAAAAGGCACTCTGAAATGGGACGGTGAATGGCAGATTACTTACGAGACCTTCCGGGATATGGGCGCCGCCTACAGCGTGGGCGTGTTCATGATCTTCGTGTTGCTGGTGGCCCAGTTCCGCTCCTATATTCTGCCGCTGGTGATCATGGCGCCCATTCCCCTGACGATGATCGGCATCATGCCCGGCCATGCCCTTCTGGGGCGGGAATTTACCGCCACCAGCATGATCGGCATGATTGCCCTGGCCGGCATCATCGTGCGCAATTCCATCCTGTTGGTGGTGTTTATTCGGCAGTTGATCGAGGAGGGTGTCGAACTGGACGAAGCGGTGGTCCTGGCCGGCGCGGTGCGCATCAAGCCCATCGCCCTGACGGCGATTTCGGCGATGGTGGGGGCTTACTTCATCCTGAACGATCCGATTTTCAACGGCCTGGCGATATCCCTGGTGTTCGGTCTGGCCATGTCCACGTTACTGACCGTGCTGGTGGTGCCCCTGCTGTATTACACCCTGGCGCGCTGCAAGTGGGTGTGA
- a CDS encoding potassium channel family protein, with protein MAAEHHVNLLNATLINGLIVAVVVLIHHEVLLNLSSLLSRMRQSHRFRLIAAVFGILAAHTLQVWIFASAFYFMHHAEGWGHLTGNFSGSILDCAYFSFTTFTTLGYGDIEPFGILRFLTGIEALAGLVLITWSASFLFVEMQRYWPTR; from the coding sequence TTGGCAGCAGAACATCATGTCAATCTCCTCAACGCAACGCTCATTAACGGGCTGATCGTTGCCGTTGTGGTGCTGATCCATCACGAAGTGCTCCTGAATCTAAGCAGTCTTCTGTCGAGAATGCGCCAGAGTCACCGTTTCCGACTGATCGCTGCCGTCTTCGGCATTCTTGCCGCGCACACCCTCCAGGTGTGGATCTTTGCCAGTGCCTTCTATTTCATGCACCACGCCGAGGGCTGGGGCCATTTAACCGGTAATTTCAGCGGCAGCATCCTGGACTGCGCCTACTTTTCCTTCACCACCTTCACGACTCTTGGCTACGGCGATATCGAACCTTTCGGTATTCTGCGCTTTCTCACCGGCATAGAGGCGCTGGCCGGACTGGTTCTGATCACCTGGAGCGCCTCGTTCCTGTTCGTGGAAATGCAACGCTACTGGCCGACTCGTTGA
- a CDS encoding GGDEF domain-containing protein: MEPLYTYHSSAPDAQTEPMESYTESQKHLARPYRKAVLKTLLILTAVSGLLFFTLNMQRGNYPLAFAEIGMACYSVFIFWAIGNTKHLERWILAFILPFCITMMFALTSPRATTTVFAWVLLIPILSHLLMGRRLGLLVSAVFMVTAAVIFFFKFHDAPELMQPLPIANMGLMSLTILAFSHIYEITREQSESRLLKMAQTDALTGLANRARLSDVFEQERKRSLRNGTPLSMLVLDLDHFKQVNDQHGHEAGDRALRHVAGTLRASLRATDLATRLGGEEFAILLTNTTADQAHRVAEKIRNEIESNPVSYQDQAIRLTISGGIAQFGPDGADLRSLIGRADEYLYNAKDAGRNRIISSDSVLVPCQA, from the coding sequence GTGGAACCTCTTTATACATATCACTCCAGCGCGCCGGATGCCCAGACCGAACCCATGGAAAGCTATACGGAATCACAGAAGCACCTTGCCCGTCCGTACCGCAAGGCCGTGTTGAAAACGCTGCTGATTCTGACCGCCGTCAGTGGCCTGCTTTTCTTTACGCTTAACATGCAGAGAGGGAATTATCCCCTGGCCTTTGCCGAGATTGGCATGGCGTGCTACTCGGTTTTCATTTTCTGGGCAATCGGGAACACCAAACACCTGGAACGATGGATCCTGGCGTTTATCCTGCCCTTTTGCATCACCATGATGTTCGCGCTCACGTCTCCCCGGGCGACAACAACCGTATTCGCCTGGGTTCTGTTAATTCCCATCCTTTCTCACCTTCTGATGGGGCGGCGGCTGGGTCTTCTGGTATCCGCCGTGTTCATGGTTACGGCGGCAGTGATTTTCTTCTTCAAATTCCACGATGCGCCGGAGCTGATGCAGCCGCTTCCGATTGCCAACATGGGGCTGATGTCCCTGACCATTCTGGCCTTCTCCCATATTTACGAGATCACCCGGGAGCAATCCGAATCCCGCCTACTGAAAATGGCCCAGACCGATGCGCTGACGGGTCTCGCCAACCGGGCACGCCTGAGCGACGTTTTCGAGCAGGAGCGCAAGCGCAGCCTCCGCAACGGAACCCCGCTGTCCATGCTGGTGCTGGACCTGGACCACTTCAAACAGGTCAATGATCAACATGGTCACGAGGCGGGCGACCGGGCGCTCAGGCATGTTGCCGGCACACTGCGGGCATCGCTGAGAGCAACCGATCTTGCCACACGACTGGGCGGTGAAGAGTTCGCCATTCTGCTCACCAACACCACCGCAGACCAGGCTCATCGGGTGGCCGAAAAGATCCGGAATGAGATCGAGTCAAACCCCGTGTCCTATCAGGACCAAGCCATCAGGCTCACCATCAGCGGCGGCATTGCCCAGTTTGGTCCGGACGGCGCCGACCTTCGCAGCCTGATCGGCCGTGCCGACGAGTACCTCTATAACGCCAAGGACGCGGGGCGGAACCGGATCATCAGTTCCGACAGCGTCCTGGTGCCATGCCAGGCGTAA
- a CDS encoding efflux RND transporter periplasmic adaptor subunit — MSKRLIPLLILAVGIAGFMILKMTRPEPAEVSATERSWRVQVQEIEPGTHTPVLPLYGEVLAPEQLTVTATLAGRIGTRPVTEGQRVKEGELLVALDDADIQPALAQAEAQVKDLEAQIRSEQVRYRNDQTALASEQAILENARRQLERTRSLVNRNLASREALEAATDAAARAELTVNARQLAIEEHPARLQSLQAKLAQAEANLLSTRRDAERARMTAPFDGMVTDIRVAEGDQVSRNEPLLSLYPVDGLELRARVPEMFRNELLDALQRGETLIATSAGDQHRFQLARFAGTSDPSGTEAILELQGDPRGIRPGGLMPVTLERAARSNTVSIPFSALYGADSVYLVSSDGRMQRARIERIGEARGSNGERRLLVSGEALVSGAQLITTHLPNAVTGLKVDVADSGVASQ, encoded by the coding sequence ATGTCCAAAAGACTGATTCCCCTGTTGATTCTCGCCGTCGGTATCGCCGGTTTCATGATTCTCAAAATGACCCGCCCGGAGCCTGCAGAGGTCAGTGCCACCGAGCGCAGTTGGCGTGTCCAGGTTCAGGAAATTGAGCCGGGCACGCATACCCCGGTGCTGCCCCTGTATGGCGAAGTACTGGCCCCGGAGCAACTGACGGTGACAGCAACCCTGGCCGGTCGAATCGGTACGCGGCCCGTGACCGAGGGGCAGCGGGTCAAGGAGGGCGAGCTTCTGGTGGCACTGGACGATGCCGATATCCAGCCTGCGCTGGCCCAGGCCGAAGCACAGGTCAAAGACCTTGAAGCCCAGATCCGGTCGGAGCAGGTCCGGTACCGGAATGATCAGACGGCGCTGGCCAGCGAACAGGCCATTCTGGAAAACGCCCGGCGGCAGCTGGAGCGTACCCGGTCGTTGGTGAATCGCAACCTGGCTTCCCGCGAGGCGCTGGAAGCGGCCACGGACGCCGCGGCCAGAGCAGAGCTGACGGTAAATGCCAGGCAACTGGCAATCGAAGAGCATCCGGCGCGGCTGCAGAGCCTTCAGGCGAAACTCGCCCAGGCAGAGGCAAATCTGCTCAGCACCCGACGGGATGCCGAGCGGGCCCGGATGACGGCGCCTTTTGACGGTATGGTGACCGACATCCGGGTGGCCGAAGGTGACCAGGTCAGTCGTAATGAACCTCTGTTATCGCTGTACCCCGTTGATGGTCTGGAACTCAGGGCCAGGGTGCCGGAGATGTTCCGGAACGAACTTCTGGATGCCCTGCAGCGGGGGGAAACACTGATTGCCACCAGTGCCGGAGATCAGCACCGGTTTCAGCTTGCCCGCTTTGCCGGAACCAGTGATCCGTCCGGAACCGAAGCCATTCTCGAACTGCAGGGGGATCCCCGTGGGATCCGTCCGGGCGGTTTAATGCCCGTCACGCTTGAACGGGCGGCACGGAGCAATACCGTGTCGATTCCGTTCAGTGCTCTTTATGGCGCCGACAGCGTTTACCTGGTGTCTTCAGACGGCCGGATGCAGCGCGCCCGAATAGAACGTATTGGCGAGGCCCGGGGCAGCAATGGTGAGCGCCGTCTGCTGGTATCCGGTGAAGCCCTGGTATCTGGCGCGCAACTGATTACGACGCATCTGCCCAACGCTGTCACCGGCCTCAAGGTGGATGTGGCAGATTCCGGAGTGGCATCGCAATGA